The following are from one region of the Nicotiana tomentosiformis chromosome 7, ASM39032v3, whole genome shotgun sequence genome:
- the LOC138895391 gene encoding uncharacterized protein: MLKKDAATSWTEECQKAFDKIKEYLSKPPILVRPEPGRPLLLYFSVQDGAFGCVLGQHDETGRKEQAIYYPSKEFTHYKAWYSLLECTCCVLTWIAQTLRHYFCAYTTYLISRMDPLKYIFQKPMPTEKLAKWQILLSEFDIIYVTQKVVKGQALADHLAKNPVDGEYEPLKMYFPDEEVSFVGEDITEAYDGWGMFFDGVANFKGVGIGVVLVSETVQHCLVSAKLRFPCTNNMAEYEACILGLMLAVDMNTQELLVIGDFDLLVHQVSGEWTTKNTKILPYMYCVQELIKRFTKREVKHVSMIQNEFADALATLSSMIQHPDKNFIDPIPIGIHKQPAYCAHVEEESDGNP; encoded by the coding sequence atgttgaagaaagatgccGCAACgagctggactgaagaatgccagaaagccttcgacaaaatcaaggagtatttatctaaaccaccTATTCTGGTCCGACCAGAACCAGGGAGACCTTTGCTGCTTTATTTTTCCGTACAAGATGGGGCTTTTGGTTGTGTtctgggacaacacgatgagacgggaagaaaggagcaggccataTATTATCCGAGTAAAGAATTCACACACTATAAAGCATGGTACTCTTTACTGGAATGCACCTGCTGCgttttgacatggatagctcaaacgTTGAGGCATTACTTCTGTgcttataccacatatctcatatcaagaatggacccgttgaaatacatcttccagaaacccatgcctactgAAAAGTTGGCGAAATGGCAAATATtgttgagtgagttcgacatcatctatgtaacccAAAAAgtagtcaaagggcaagcattggcagatcatTTGGCAAAAAATCCTGTAGATGGAGAATATGAaccattgaaaatgtattttcccgacgaggaaGTATCATTTGTGGGAGAAGACATCACTGAAGCATACGATGGTTGGgggatgttcttcgacggagtcgcgaacttcaaaggagtaggaattggagttgtcttagtatcagaaactgTCCAACACTGTttggtatccgcaaaactcaggtttccatgtaccaacaatatggcagaatatgaggcttgcatcttgggactcatgttggccgttgacatgaacactcaggagttgctggtaattGGAGATTTCGATCTCTTGGTACATCAGGTTTCAGGAGAGTGGACCACGAAGAACACTAAGATATTACCATATATGTACTGTGtgcaagagctgatcaagaggttcacgaagagAGAAGTCAAACATGTTTCGATgattcagaatgagttcgcagatgcattggccactctatcttctatgatacaacacccagacaagaatttcatcgaccctatcccaataggaattcataagcaaccagcttattgtgctcatgttgaagaagaaagtgaTGGAAATCCATGA
- the LOC138895392 gene encoding uncharacterized protein has product MVEELKKLTSRVQSVEGGKGIGGLNYEDLCIQLDVELPKGYKPPKFEMFDGTGDPKVYLRTYCDKLVGVGKDERICMKLFMRSLTGDAFYWFNTENAPYVFYIQNHKKKPTETFREYATRWRYEVAKVRPVLEEEQMNKFFVRAQDPQYYERLMVIENHKFSDIIKLGERIEEGIKSGMLTNFEALQAINKALQSGGISKTKKVGAWINPNKTCAYHSGMKGYTIEECRTLKDKIQTLIDAKVIQANETTPNVRNNLLPDHKVEGVNVIETDEEWDPEGSIGLIREGDDPKTSPVTLTPIVVQTHTPIEVEVAAPMPFEVESFQELKNMLTSAPVLTLPEGLEGYAVYCDASGVGLGCVLMQHGKVIAYASRQLRKHERNYPTHDLELAAVVHALKIWRHYLYGVHVDVFTDHKSLQYIFKQKDLNLRQRRWLELLKDYDVNILYHPGKANVVADALSRRSMGSLAHVEPKKRQLAREIHQLSSLGVRLVDSEDSGVVLQNTTKSSLIAEVKERQYEDPELVELRERFSQQKKPLLELKGDGVLRYKGRLCVPDVAGLRDRIMSEAHYSWYSIHPGSTKMYHDIKDTIEIPTWKWEAINMDFITGLPRSNRKFDSIWVIVDRLTKSAHFLPVRSTYTAEDYAKLYIKEIVRLHGVPVSIISDRGAQF; this is encoded by the exons ATGGtggaagaactcaagaagctcactagcagagttcaaagtgtcgaaggtgGCAAGGGCATTGggggtttgaattatgaggacCTATGCATACAACTGGATGTAGAACTACcgaagggttacaaacctcccaagttcgaaatgttcgacggaactggtgatccgaaagtGTATCtaagaacatattgtgacaagttggtaggagttggcaaagatgaacgaatctgtatgaagttgttcatgaggagcctcactggAGATGCTTTTtattg gttcaacacagaaaatgcaccatatgttttctacattcaaaatcacaagaagaaaccaacggaaaccttccgcgagtatgctactcgatggagGTATGAAGTTGCGAAGGTAAGACCGGTacttgaagaagaacagatgaataagttcttcgtcagagctcaagacccgcaatactatgaaaggttgatggttattgaaaaccataagttctctgacatcatcaagctgggagagagaatagaagaagggatcaaaagtggAATGCTGACGAATTTCGAAGCACTCCAGGCAATAAATAAAGCTTTGCAGTCGGGAGGTATCTCTAAGACGAAAAAAGtgggtgca TGGATTAACCCtaacaagacatgtgcctatcactcggGCATGAAGGGTTACACCATTGAGGAATGTCGCACTCTGAAGGACAAGATCCAGACATTAATTGACGctaaagtcatacaggcaaatgaGACTACACCTAATGTTCGTAACAATCTTCTCCCAGATCACAAAGTTGAGGGAGTAaatgtgatagagaccgatgaagaatgggatccggaagggtcaattggactcattcgggagggggatgatcctaaaacatctccagtcaccctcACACCCATTGTAGTGCAAACCCATACACCAATTGAGGTTGAAGTAGCCGCACCAAtgccatttgaagttgag agtttccaagagcttaagaacatgttgacctcagctccagttctaacacttccagagggtctagagggttatgccgtgtattgtgatgcatcaggtgtcgggttaggatgtgtcttgatgcaacatgggaaggtaattgcgtatgcttcaaggcagttgaggaagcacgagaggaattatccgacccacgacctcgagttagctgcagttgtccatgcacttaagatatggcggcattatttatatggtgttcatgttgatgtatttactgatcataaaagcctacaatatatcttcaagcagaaagatttgaatttgcgacagaggcgatggcttgagttattgaaagattacgatgttaacattctctaccatccagggaaagctaatgttgtagcagatgccttaagtcgccgatctatgggtagcttagcacatgtagagcccaagaaaagacaattagctagagagattcatcaattgtcttcgttgggggttcggttagtagattctgaggatagtggagttgtactccaaaacactacaaaatcatccctcatagcggaagtcaaggaaaggcagtacgaggacccagagttggtcgagctgagagagcgattttcgcagcagaagaagccactgttagagctaaagggagatggggttctcagatataaaggtcgtttgtgtgttccagatgtagcagggctacgagacaggattatgtcagaggcacattattcatggtattccatccatcctgggtcgacgaagatgtatcatgacattaaggat actatagagatcccgacatggaaatgggaggcgataaacatggactttatcacgggtttacctcgttctaatcgtaagttcgattccatatgggtgatagtcgataggctcacgaaatcagctcacttcctaccggtcagatctacatatacagcagaagattatgcaaagttatatattaaggagatagtgcggctacacggagtaccagtttctattatatctgaccgtggggctcagttt